The stretch of DNA AATAGGCAATCTAGATTAGTGTTTGAGCTGTAAAGTGAATAAGATGACTCATGCATGTTATCACACCTTTTTGGTGGTGGAATGATAGTGCAACAACAAGGAACTTTAATGACCAGTCCAAGAATACATTTGTAAGTAGTGCCACCAAACAGAACATACCAAATGATGATTTTTAGAAGCATCCAAGCACTTTCCACACAAACAAATGCCAATTGTGAAAGAGATCATTCCATGGCAGCTATAAATAGCCCCATAGCATGACGATCATCCTTCCTCATCCATCATTCTCATTAGTAGAGCGCATCATTTAAGCCAAGCAAGCTGTGGTCAATACAAATCCACCATGAAGACCTTTCTCATCCTTGCCCTCCTTGCTATCGTGGCGACCACCGCCACAACTGCAGTTAGAGTTCCAGTGCCACAATTGCAGCCACAAAATCCATCTCAGCAACAGCCACAAGAGCAAGTTCCATTGGTACAACAACAACAATTTCTAGGGCAGCAACAACCATTTCCACCACAACAACCATATCCACAGCCGCAACCATTTCCATCACAACAACCATTTCCGCAGCCGCAACTACCATATTCGCAGCCACAACCATTTCGACCACAACAACCATATCCACAACCGCAACCACAGTATTCGCAACCACAACAACCAATTTcacagcagcagccgcagcagcagcaacaacaacaacaacaacaacaacaacaacaacaacaagaacaacaaatcCTTCAACAAATTTTGCAACAACAACTGATTCCATGCATGGATGTTGTATTGCAGCAACACAACATAGCGCATGGAAGATCACAAGTTTTGCAACAAAGTACTTACCAGCTGTTGCAAGAATTGTGTTGTCAACACCTATGGCAGATCCCTGAGCAGTCGCAGTGCCAGGCCATCCACAATGTTGTTCATGCTATTATTCTGcatcaacaacaaaaacaacaacaacaaccatcgaGCCAGGTCTCCTTCCAACAGCCTCTGCAACAATATCCATTAGGCCAGGGCTCCTTCCGGCCATCTCAGCAAAACCCACAGGCCCAGGgctctgtccagcctcaacaactgCCCCAGTTCGAGGAAATAAGGAACCTAGCGCTACAGACGCTACCTGCAATGTGCAATGTCTACATCCCTCCATATTGCACCATCGCGCCATTTGGCATCTTCGGTACTAACTGAGAAGAAAATAACTCTAGTACTAGATATATGAAACACCGTTTTCTCAGTCCATGGTTTGGTCGTTGTAGCGGTGAAAAAATAATGTGACATGCACTATCATGTAAGAACCCGAACTATACTAGTTCAAACTTGGGAATAAAAGACAAACACAGGTCTTGTCTACATATTTATGTTGCATCTATTTATATATTAAAAGTAATATAAGGTGAACCAGGAGCAAGGTAAATATGCTAGAAAATTGCACGTTAATTAGAAATTACTAGCCCTCGATCTGGTACATCTTAACAAATAGAATTATCTTGACCGTTAGATTTATGTAACATATATAATGCTCTGGGCCTCCAACGACTGTACGTGACACATCTGAATGAACATATGTTAAAGAAAATATATTTGGTAAATGGTGGGCCTCTTTAAAAAGAGAACTCACGTACATGCACCAACTAAGAAAAACACATACATGTAAACGGGAAAAGGATGAGATTTTCTCACGTACGTGCTCCCTGGCTCCACCCCGTTGAAAAAATATACATCTGGAGGCCACTTTGTTTCCTCATCAAAAAAACATACGTTAAAAAGATTGCATGTATCCCAGGGAAAATAGTCAAGAAGAAGTCGGACTTTTCCAAGGAACGTGTTAAGTTGACTTCAAAGAAAAAAGGAACATGTTAAGTTAAAAAAAACAAGAAACCTGTTAAGTTAGAAAAAAACAAGGAACGTGTTGTCCAAGGAAAGATATGTGTCAAATCTTACAAAAAAAAAAAGAATACACACACGTACGTTCATGCActtggaaaatagaaaaaaaaggaacATCACGTATGTATACACTTCGGAAACTCATTACATGACCATGTCTGATATACTCCTCTAATGCTTAATATTAGTGCCTAATAATTTATATTTAAAATTTAATTTACTGATCAAATATCCCCACTGTTTAAATTTTAATTTGGCACATTGTTTGGCTATAGTATGAACCTAAATTTCCTCTTATTATTATATATCATGGTAATCATCCAAAGGCGACTAATCTGCGCCGGCGCACCCGCGCAATCAATTCGACTGGACACAGCGCGGCCGTTTGATTAGATTGCATTTAACCGTCAGATCTGAATCGTTTTCTTTCCAATTAAACGGATTCAACCAAACAGCAGAGGGGAAAACAAAGCAGCGCCGCCGCCAACACTATACATGGACGACCGATGTAGCAAAACCTTGAAGAACCGCCACCAGTCGCCACCCTCGCCGCTGGTCGCCGCCCTCGCCGTCGGTCACCGCcggtcgccgccctcgccgcctgcGTTTCTCATCGGCTTCATGCATGCAACAACATGCACTCGTTGTTGCAGGCTTGCATCTCCGGCTCCGCGGGACATGGCCGCATCTCCGGTAGCGCCGGCCGCCGGCTGCAGCACCTGTCGTTGTGGTCGCGCTGTACCTCGCCGTGTGCCCTCCCGAGGCTCTTGCTGGTTCCAACAAAAAACGATAACTGTTGTAGCAAAAAAGTATCGCTTCCAGCAAAAAAGCTTACCGCTACAGCCCGCCATCGTCATTGTAGCAAAACTGTAAACCCGATGTAGCTTCTGTGGTTGCCGACTGCAGCAAAAAATGACATGGTTGtagcaaaactcaacagaaaaacgCCGGCCGGCCGCTGTGTTTGGTGGTAACAAACCCTATAGCCGGTGGTAGCGAAAAACTTGATAGTTTGCAGCAAAAAAATGTTGTCACCCGTCGTCGAGGTTGCATCAtattcatgaattatgtcgcaaaaaAACGTTGTCGCCGGTAGTAGCAAATGAAGCCGCCGGTAGTAGCAAAACAAGACACTGGTTCCAGCCAAAAAAATCAGCGACAGAACCTTTGGTTGGTTCCAACAGAAAAACTTGTCGGTTGTAACATCCCTCGCCGCCGGATGTAGCATCTCCCGGGGCTGGTTGCAACACTCCATAAAAAAAGTTGTCTATGAGCGCATCCATGGCGACTGCTGCACcgtcagcaacgaggggaagaggagGCAATGAAAATCGTTCGAGTCGTAGCTCCAAGGACGCGGCTGCAGCATGGGGAGTCCAAAAATCTGTCACAAGCAACATGCGCCTCGCCATCCTCCTGCGCAGGAGAGAGAAGAAAAATgaataagaggaagaagaaaggaaatgggagaaagaaaaaagaaacgaTTGGTGGTTGGCTCACGCAATTAGTCAAACGAGGGGCACGCGGGGCCGCAGGATACAGCGCAATCGAACGAAGCGCGCGCGTCTGGCCGAAGACTCGGCCGGACTGCCGTCTGGAAATGTTTCCCTAATCCAAAGGCTTTGTCTGAATGACAAGTCGTCTGAGTTACCGGCTAACTAGAAAAAGATAAATATGCTAGAGAATTCCATATTAATTAGAAATATCTAGCCTTTAATTATGTAAATCAGAAAATCACAACAGTTGGATTTACTTTAAAGGTAAATTTCTCTAAATTCCCACCATTGCCAGTATGTAGAAACATGTGCTGCTTCAATTCTCCCATAATCACCAATCAATCAACAACACAAAACATACCTCAGTTAAAAAAAActgaacaaaaaaacaaaaaaagaagaaaggacaAGATACACGCATGTACACGACAGCCTTGGCTTGAAACACATCAGTAGATCAAGTGTCCGCCTCCCTTACACAGAATAAATTCTAGGGAAGAAAATAATAGTGCAACCTAACCTTATACGTACTATTCTATCCTCACGTCCCATGAGGTTTACTAGCCTACCGCCGCCGCATCATGCCATCCTCTCCTTTCAGCTCCCATGCTCTCCAGCACCCTCCTTGCGGCGCCACTACTCGCCTAGGGATATTGCTGCTCAGACCGTGGAGCTTAACCTGCTTCTTCTTCAGCAAATATGGAACTGCTTTAGGATCCTTCTCACATCAGCACGTATGGGCCTCATTATACTGCAGCTCCTGGACCTCCTACAATTGGTTGGCTATGGCCAGTTGATCGATGTGCTGAAGTCCAGGTCTGTTTGCTGGCACATATGCTTTGGAAATAGGCCACTATGTTTGTACTTCAAAATTGTTTCTGTATTCTTGAGTGGTACATCCTTTTAAGCGCCAGTTTTTTATGTTAATTCATGCTGACAACACTTAACCTAGCCTTTCATGTTCACGTACTAAATACAGGAGCAAGTAAAAACAACAGAGCACCTAATTGCTCTGCATGTACTACATAGTAAAATTTGTCATGTTCTACGATCGCACCATCCCACCCTTCTCTCTTGGTATGGGCGCCAATTGAGGGATTGATAAAACTGAAACGAAGACGTCACAGGGCTGGAAGTACTGCTAGCCTGGTTCGCACTGCAACCTACCCAACGACATCAGAAACTAGCAACTGAGGCAGGTGTTGATCGATTCTCTCAAATTGCTCTCATGTAAGTACTAGCCCTTGCATGTGCGTACATACCTTTGTTGCATTCTCAAACAGATAGAACATGTATGATCGGTGCATGGCTATTTTTCATCACATGACATCCAGATAACAAGCATGAAAGGACTACATTGGAGATCAAAAAATATTGGTTCCTGGCTAGAGTACCACTACCTATGGACTTGTCTCGATAGAATTTGTTCCCAAGATGTTATTTTAATTAACCTCTTTAGCTTTCTTCCATTGCAAACGGTGATGTGCATCATGGTATATACGTGACGATCTTGCACATGTATACACAAGAGGCTCAGACGGAGGTGCTGGATTCTGGACGAGGGAATATGAAGCAGGAGTGAGCGAAGAGTAAATAATGGTGGGAGTACCGATTGGTGTTATGAAGAAAATTGCCATCCAAAGATTGATTAGTGTCATGGAAGATTAATTTCAGAATGCGAATATATATGTTACATTGGTTTGGATCTTTTTGAGATAATTGCACCTAAATTAGGTTCTTTCTTATTTCATATGTATACCTTATTTCAGTAAAAGTTCACAACGAACTTAGTAGGACAAATATAATTGTGTTTGTTCCTTCTGTTGTCTGCCACGAAAGCTCAATTTGAACTCTCTAGAAATGGACAATGATTTATGCATTCTATATCTTCTTGATTGATTAGCCATGACAAGGAAATAAAAGGATTAACTGATATAGCATAACTTTGGAACGCTCGGTTCGTAGAGGTTACTACAAATTAGAGTAGTgtctgttggaattttgctagtaggcctttggcccaaagctcaattaaaattctgaaattctcttcgcTCAtttatgcacacatgtgagtgaagtgagtgagactaaagtttagtcccaccctggaagttgagagagagttgcacctctttataaggtgagctcttctaccacttgtatgagcatgagaagaggatacCTACACTCGCCACGCCTCGtcgtgccgcgggttgcgggattgagccgagccgaggacgttgtctatatttttgctgctcgggaaaaattaatgagtcattaattaataattaatggacgcgttaattactgaaccgttttcgATTTTTTTAGATCGtggcgactcggacgtggggtttactcccacgacctacccggcccgcactatatagtcaggcagacgtctaccctagccgccgccgcttcgcatggtttctcaccaccgttaccGATCATTGCGCTGCCAAGCAAgttttctccatccctcctttcggcgtgcaccgggagaagggacagcagacctccggaaccccgcctctcgtgatcctgtacgggagaggggcgattaggtttttggggagcgcactcgcacgactgctggcagcgacgacttcgcgaacgacgacttcttccccgacctcggcaacctcatcctcgacgacatgggcgacaacgtcaacgccggcggtgctacaCCCACTGAACCGTATGTTattctatccttcttgttcgagatcgtggtagaattcatgtttctagtatatgtgccccagatgtgatctgttcatctactatggtagttcgcatgattagtttaatctctgctattgctgtcatgatctatttcctatttattcggattaaatctcgtagtaatttgctcatttttccaacaatccaaaaacctgattataggaaatttactccgagtggttttgctgcgcatctgaaagCCGCATgtctttaagggggcgcaatataagaggtggcgcaccagAGTAgtctattggtttcagatcatgggctgctatgacgccaccaagggcaagcttgagggcgatcttaatccagcacagctggaagctttcaAGAAGATCAATACTCTCTTTAAAGGcactcttctgagtgttcttgatgactccattgtagattcttatatgtcgtttgacaacggcaagaacatgtgggctgcgctcgaggccaagtctgGTGCCTCGGATGCCGGCAGCGAGttatacgtcatggagcaattctatgactccaagatgactgatgagcgccctgttgtacagcaggctcatgagatacagtcgctcgcaatagaacttgagtacttcaagtgtgtgttgccgaaaaaatttgttgccggaggcatcattgccaagcttccaccttcgtggaacaattttgctacttccctgaaacagaagagacaggagtttttcgttgcggatctcattggtactccgaTGTTGAAGAGAAGGTGAGAGGAAAGTatacacgtgctcgagttgctgagggaggttctagtgcccacatggtacagaagaagaacttccagcccaacaagttcaaaaacaacaagaacaaaacttagggcaaaggcaagtttgatacaaagaacaagccatcacattctaccaacttcaagaggaactctcataagaaggggaagggactttgccatgtctgcggtgatcctaatcactaggctccgaagtgtcctaaccgctttgaggagcgcgaaaatgagaagagcggcaagtccgctaatgttgtcatcggtgatactgatatgaaggaatcagggtacggtatttttcctaccatcctttcagtattccaaacctctgattggttaattgacactggtgccaatgtacatgtttgtgctgatgcctccatgttttcttcttaccaggccactgGGACTTCTCCCGTGTTGATGGGGatcgggtcacatgccatcgttcaagGTGTTGgtatggtcgatctgaagtttacttcggggaagaccgtgcgtctgaagaacgttcatcatgtgccgtccatcaataaaaatctcgttagcggttcccgtttatgtcgagatcgttttaagttggttttcgaatccaataaagttgtaatttctaagtatggacaatttgttggaaaaggctatgagagcaGAGGCTTGTTTCGCCTGTCTTTgttagatatttgcactaaagttattaataatgtttgccacaacaatgagtctaatatttggcattca from Triticum dicoccoides isolate Atlit2015 ecotype Zavitan chromosome 6A, WEW_v2.0, whole genome shotgun sequence encodes:
- the LOC119314235 gene encoding alpha/beta-gliadin-like produces the protein MKTFLILALLAIVATTATTAVRVPVPQLQPQNPSQQQPQEQVPLVQQQQFLGQQQPFPPQQPYPQPQPFPSQQPFPQPQLPYSQPQPFRPQQPYPQPQPQYSQPQQPISQQQPQQQQQQQQQQQQQQQQEQQILQQILQQQLIPCMDVVLQQHNIAHGRSQVLQQSTYQLLQELCCQHLWQIPEQSQCQAIHNVVHAIILHQQQKQQQQPSSQVSFQQPLQQYPLGQGSFRPSQQNPQAQGSVQPQQLPQFEEIRNLALQTLPAMCNVYIPPYCTIAPFGIFGTN